The Streptomyces sp. P9-A4 genome contains a region encoding:
- a CDS encoding thiol-disulfide oxidoreductase DCC family protein has translation MPTPVGQLTVLYDADCPLCVHLRHWLLRQRQLVPLDLVPAGSQEAGRRFPALDHAATLREITVVADRGQVYRETAAWIVCLWALADHRAKAHWLATPTGQPFARMTVLAAARWREALKGPGAGGGPCEDGRCEVPGPPG, from the coding sequence GTGCCGACCCCCGTGGGACAGCTGACGGTGCTGTACGACGCCGACTGCCCGCTCTGCGTCCACCTCAGGCACTGGCTGCTGCGCCAGCGGCAGCTCGTCCCGCTGGACCTCGTACCGGCCGGTTCGCAGGAGGCCGGACGCCGCTTCCCGGCCCTCGACCACGCCGCCACCCTGCGGGAGATCACCGTGGTCGCGGACCGGGGGCAGGTCTACCGGGAGACCGCCGCCTGGATCGTCTGCCTCTGGGCGCTCGCCGACCACCGGGCCAAGGCCCACTGGCTGGCCACCCCCACCGGGCAGCCCTTCGCCCGGATGACGGTCCTCGCCGCGGCGAGGTGGCGCGAGGCCCTCAAGGGGCCCGGCGCCGGGGGCGGGCCCTGCGAGGACGGGCGCTGCGAGGTGCCCGGTCCGCCCGGCTAG
- a CDS encoding alpha/beta fold hydrolase, with protein sequence MTLSHDLAGPGPSTVLLLHSGVCDRRMWDGQFHALAEAGHRVVRCDLRGFGDSPVDARHTHAEDVRDLLDHLGVDRAAVVGSSFGGRVALEFAARHSGRVSALALLGSGIPGFAPGDELRAWGAREDELLDAGDLDAAVELNVDTWLGPDAGPEARALVRAMQRHAFDVQLAAPEEFDPVDPEVTRDELAGIEAPALVAVGGHDLPDFRAVADDLARLLPAARRLDLDWAGHLPALERPEETARLLTAFLAETV encoded by the coding sequence GTGACTCTCTCTCATGACCTGGCCGGACCCGGCCCCTCCACCGTCCTGCTGCTGCACTCCGGGGTCTGCGACCGCCGGATGTGGGACGGGCAGTTCCACGCGCTCGCCGAGGCGGGACACCGGGTCGTCCGCTGCGACCTCCGCGGCTTCGGCGACAGCCCCGTCGACGCCCGGCACACCCATGCCGAGGACGTCCGGGACCTCCTCGACCACCTCGGCGTCGACCGCGCCGCCGTGGTCGGCTCCTCCTTCGGGGGCCGCGTCGCCCTGGAGTTCGCCGCCCGCCACTCCGGCCGCGTCTCCGCCCTCGCCCTGCTGGGCTCCGGCATCCCCGGCTTCGCGCCCGGCGACGAACTGCGCGCCTGGGGCGCCCGCGAGGACGAGCTGCTCGACGCCGGCGACCTCGACGCCGCCGTCGAACTCAACGTCGACACCTGGCTCGGCCCCGACGCCGGCCCCGAGGCCCGCGCCCTCGTCCGCGCGATGCAGCGCCACGCCTTCGACGTCCAGCTCGCCGCCCCCGAGGAGTTCGACCCCGTCGACCCCGAGGTCACCCGGGACGAACTCGCCGGGATCGAGGCCCCCGCCCTCGTGGCCGTCGGCGGCCACGACCTCCCCGACTTCCGGGCCGTCGCCGACGACCTCGCCCGGCTGCTCCCCGCCGCCCGCCGCCTCGACCTCGACTGGGCCGGGCACCTCCCCGCCCTGGAACGCCCGGAGGAGACCGCCCGCCTCCTCACGGCCTTCCTGGCGGAGACCGTCTAG
- a CDS encoding DUF4132 domain-containing protein, with protein sequence MVGITGPGSGLDEAVERERERTDGAGALGEFLESLDTAGRREAALVLHRRVCRRSDEDVAGPALAALAGQELGWSTAESDVLFARLLGKDAEVAPHELRQSFRSLVPIALAAAEQSGEFDRPRVRSLRAAAESLRVHRSDEFAALRDRMDVLLRQAVRFRPGRLPRHVLDALDDYGPAMRAAHGALLTGAGVPEFLSHCGTLEQPRATRSWRKRSAELLATAANGAEVVRGLLGGIVAQPAHRVSEPNPWGADIPTLAASTNTSLVRGLLWAALDVDAEWVVPMAGAVALHAGTGLGGSGGMCRSQPLATAAVAVLGACEGARGEEAVQWLGRLPKKVRNRTVAKGIAKALETVAARSGVTPSMLRERGVATLGLDGRGVREARLGAFTAELSVREPGTALLSFRGPEGRLLRTAPKEVREAYAEELKEVRGAFKETQALLAAERARLEEQLAAGTTWPAEDWHRYYVDHPVTGAVARALLWEATADGGERWTAGLPERTGGGWALAGADGTACPVGPGARLRLWHPLRAGDEEVAEWRAAAPEGAERGPFKQVFREVYPLAPEEVAAGAHAHRFAGRVLRYGQARALMAERGWTGNHLGYFSDGWSAEMARELPVPGDVPVDEATCWRARLLVELVDEGASGDGVARLCSTGPVRFERRAGTAGARGAWSEAALSDVPALLVSEALRDVDLFVEVAAEGPDPR encoded by the coding sequence ATGGTGGGGATCACAGGCCCGGGAAGCGGCCTTGACGAGGCGGTCGAGCGCGAGCGCGAGCGGACGGACGGGGCGGGCGCGCTCGGGGAGTTCCTGGAGTCGCTGGACACGGCGGGGCGGCGGGAGGCGGCACTCGTCCTGCACCGGCGCGTCTGCCGGCGCTCGGACGAGGACGTGGCGGGACCCGCGCTGGCCGCCCTGGCCGGGCAGGAACTCGGCTGGTCGACCGCCGAGTCCGACGTGCTGTTCGCCCGCCTCCTCGGCAAGGACGCGGAGGTCGCCCCCCACGAACTGCGGCAGTCGTTCCGGTCCTTGGTACCGATCGCGCTGGCGGCGGCGGAGCAGTCCGGGGAGTTCGACCGGCCCCGGGTGCGGTCGCTGCGCGCGGCGGCCGAATCGCTCCGGGTCCACCGGAGCGACGAGTTCGCCGCGCTCCGGGACCGGATGGACGTCCTGCTGCGGCAGGCGGTGCGGTTCCGTCCGGGTCGGCTGCCCCGCCATGTCCTGGACGCGCTCGACGACTACGGCCCGGCGATGCGCGCGGCGCACGGGGCGCTGCTCACGGGCGCGGGGGTGCCGGAGTTCCTGAGTCACTGCGGCACCCTTGAGCAGCCCCGGGCCACGCGGAGCTGGCGGAAGCGGTCGGCGGAGCTGCTGGCGACGGCCGCGAACGGGGCGGAGGTGGTGCGGGGCCTTCTCGGGGGGATCGTCGCCCAGCCCGCGCACCGGGTGAGCGAGCCGAATCCGTGGGGAGCGGACATTCCGACGCTCGCCGCGAGCACCAACACCTCGCTCGTCCGGGGCCTGTTGTGGGCGGCGCTCGACGTGGACGCCGAGTGGGTGGTGCCGATGGCGGGTGCCGTCGCCCTCCACGCGGGCACGGGGCTCGGGGGTTCCGGCGGGATGTGCCGCAGCCAGCCGCTGGCCACGGCGGCGGTCGCGGTGCTCGGGGCCTGTGAGGGCGCCCGGGGCGAGGAGGCCGTGCAGTGGCTCGGGCGGCTGCCGAAGAAGGTGCGCAACCGCACGGTGGCCAAGGGGATCGCCAAGGCCCTGGAGACCGTCGCCGCCCGCTCCGGGGTGACGCCGTCGATGCTCCGGGAGCGCGGGGTGGCGACGCTCGGGCTCGACGGGCGGGGGGTCAGGGAGGCGCGGCTCGGCGCGTTCACGGCGGAGCTCTCGGTACGGGAGCCGGGCACGGCCCTGCTGTCGTTCCGGGGCCCCGAGGGCCGGCTCCTGAGGACCGCGCCGAAGGAGGTCCGGGAGGCGTACGCCGAGGAGTTGAAGGAGGTCAGGGGGGCGTTCAAGGAGACGCAGGCCCTCCTCGCCGCCGAGCGCGCCCGGCTGGAGGAGCAGTTGGCGGCCGGGACGACCTGGCCGGCGGAGGACTGGCACCGGTACTACGTCGACCACCCGGTGACGGGGGCGGTGGCCCGCGCGCTGCTGTGGGAGGCCACGGCGGACGGCGGGGAGCGGTGGACGGCGGGCCTGCCGGAGCGCACGGGCGGCGGCTGGGCCCTCGCCGGTGCGGACGGGACCGCGTGTCCGGTGGGGCCCGGGGCCCGGCTGCGGCTGTGGCATCCGCTGCGGGCCGGGGACGAGGAGGTGGCCGAGTGGCGGGCCGCGGCGCCGGAGGGGGCGGAGCGCGGGCCGTTCAAGCAGGTCTTCCGCGAGGTGTATCCGCTCGCCCCGGAGGAGGTGGCGGCCGGCGCGCACGCGCACCGGTTCGCGGGCCGCGTGCTGCGGTACGGGCAGGCGCGGGCCCTGATGGCCGAGCGCGGCTGGACGGGGAACCACCTCGGCTACTTCTCGGACGGCTGGTCCGCGGAGATGGCACGGGAGTTGCCGGTGCCGGGGGACGTTCCGGTGGACGAGGCGACCTGCTGGCGGGCGCGGCTCCTGGTGGAGCTGGTGGACGAGGGGGCGAGCGGTGACGGGGTGGCCCGGCTCTGCTCGACGGGCCCGGTGCGGTTCGAGCGCCGTGCCGGTACGGCGGGGGCGCGCGGCGCCTGGTCGGAGGCCGCGCTGTCCGACGTACCGGCACTGCTGGTGTCGGAGGCACTCCGGGACGTCGATCTGTTCGTGGAGGTGGCGGCGGAGGGGCCGGACCCGCGCTGA
- a CDS encoding MFS transporter — MTAAPATAPLPVPHPLRTRSFRLLFTGRALSLLGDAAIPAALALAVLEATGSTTALALVLGCAMVPKLLLLPLGGVVGDRFDARTVALTTDLVRCVTQLVVGVQLLGGAPSLAVLAVAEALGGAAGAFAMPTSSPLVKGTVPAESLHRANAAMSVAQSAGRLGGPALAGTLVLTVGPGWAFVLDAATFAASALLLTAVRVERVPIPRSSLRADLVEGWREVRSRDWYWSSLIGHSAWNGAAAVLMTLGPAVAVQRLGGGTTWVVLLQVGAVGFLLGALLADRFSPRRPVLVANLGLATYALPLVLLAVAAPAPVTIAAYGLAQAGLGFLSPVWATAVQREVPPHALARVTSYDWLLSLAAMPLGYVLAPLAASAWGPGVPLAAAAVVVGGCCLATVLVPGVRRLA; from the coding sequence ATGACCGCTGCTCCCGCCACGGCACCCCTACCCGTCCCGCACCCCCTGCGCACCCGCTCCTTCCGACTGCTCTTCACCGGCCGGGCGCTCTCCCTCCTGGGCGACGCCGCCATCCCCGCCGCCCTCGCCCTCGCCGTCCTGGAGGCCACCGGCTCCACGACGGCGCTCGCCCTGGTCCTCGGCTGCGCGATGGTCCCCAAGCTGCTCCTGCTGCCGCTGGGCGGGGTCGTGGGCGACCGGTTCGACGCCCGGACGGTCGCGCTCACCACCGACCTCGTCCGGTGCGTCACCCAGCTGGTCGTCGGCGTCCAGCTGCTCGGCGGCGCCCCGAGCCTGGCCGTGCTCGCGGTCGCCGAGGCGCTCGGCGGCGCGGCGGGGGCGTTCGCGATGCCGACCAGCTCGCCGCTCGTGAAGGGGACGGTGCCCGCCGAGTCGCTGCACCGGGCCAACGCGGCGATGAGCGTCGCCCAGAGCGCCGGACGGCTGGGCGGGCCGGCGCTCGCGGGCACCCTCGTCCTGACCGTGGGGCCGGGCTGGGCGTTCGTGCTCGACGCGGCCACCTTCGCCGCCAGCGCCCTGCTCCTGACGGCGGTGCGGGTGGAGCGGGTGCCGATCCCGCGCAGCTCGCTCCGGGCCGATCTGGTGGAAGGCTGGCGGGAGGTCCGCTCCCGGGACTGGTACTGGAGCAGCCTCATCGGCCACAGCGCGTGGAACGGCGCGGCGGCCGTCCTGATGACCCTCGGCCCCGCCGTGGCCGTGCAGCGGCTCGGGGGCGGCACCACCTGGGTCGTCCTGCTCCAGGTCGGCGCCGTCGGCTTCCTCCTGGGGGCGCTGCTCGCCGACCGGTTCAGCCCCCGGCGCCCGGTCCTCGTGGCGAACCTCGGGCTCGCCACGTACGCCCTGCCACTGGTCCTGCTCGCGGTCGCGGCGCCCGCCCCGGTGACGATCGCCGCGTACGGCCTCGCGCAGGCGGGGCTCGGCTTCCTCTCACCCGTGTGGGCGACCGCCGTGCAGCGGGAGGTGCCCCCGCACGCGCTGGCCCGGGTCACCTCGTACGACTGGCTGCTCTCGCTGGCGGCGATGCCCCTGGGGTACGTGCTGGCGCCGCTCGCCGCTTCGGCGTGGGGGCCCGGAGTGCCGTTGGCCGCCGCCGCGGTGGTGGTGGGCGGCTGCTGCCTGGCCACGGTGCTCGTGCCCGGGGTGCGCAGACTCGCCTGA
- a CDS encoding MarR family winged helix-turn-helix transcriptional regulator, whose product MEPTEATDPPEATPARRDWTDGHVARWQPVLPGLDPVVEGAVTRMKKLSVHLRRVREQSLVDFDLERHEFDTLHKIAGRGGSAAPSELAQDLDLAPASVSGRLDALEKRGFVRRTPSTTDRRRVVVELTGTGRETWLGAMDVLGDEEYRLLGVLTPEERTLLNDMLRRIMIEAESTEPPHTWHG is encoded by the coding sequence ATGGAGCCGACGGAAGCGACCGACCCCCCGGAGGCGACCCCCGCGCGGCGCGACTGGACCGACGGGCACGTCGCCCGCTGGCAGCCCGTCCTGCCCGGCCTCGACCCCGTCGTCGAAGGAGCCGTCACCCGGATGAAGAAGCTCTCCGTCCATCTGCGCCGGGTCAGGGAGCAGTCCCTCGTCGACTTCGACCTGGAACGCCACGAGTTCGACACCCTGCACAAGATCGCCGGCCGCGGCGGCAGCGCCGCCCCCTCCGAACTCGCCCAGGACCTCGACCTGGCCCCCGCCTCCGTCTCCGGCCGTCTCGACGCCCTGGAGAAGCGCGGTTTCGTCCGCCGCACCCCGTCCACCACCGACCGCCGCCGGGTCGTCGTCGAACTCACCGGGACCGGCCGCGAGACCTGGCTCGGTGCGATGGACGTCCTGGGGGACGAGGAGTACCGCCTGCTCGGAGTCCTCACCCCCGAGGAACGGACCCTCCTCAACGACATGCTCCGCCGGATCATGATCGAGGCGGAGTCCACCGAACCACCCCACACCTGGCACGGCTGA
- a CDS encoding serine hydrolase domain-containing protein, with the protein MTNSWMRKARWSATATAAALVVTGAAVVPASAAAPSAGATVRASAAVTVPAAAGDAGGVRSGHVDPAALRDALAGLPDASVRGAMARVTGREGRWRGTAGEWTAPVDEEFAVGSVTKLFTAATALQLVGEGRLSLDDTVQELLPGLLPAAYEPITVGQLLSHTSGLQKPRCVRPGTPAEVVTSAVSCGTPTTPGAAVQYNGINYFLAGLVIEKVTGRSYAEELDARILRPLGLRHTSLPAEDWAWAEGGIVSRASDLERFFTALTGGRLLRPAERGLLFVTPEIPGAAFSYGGLNRVRLPGGGPTVWGKTGSNHGYASGVFATPDLGRVLVYSMLPTGTDPEGETARAVRIAGAAFAGVSS; encoded by the coding sequence ATGACGAACTCATGGATGCGCAAGGCTCGTTGGTCGGCCACCGCGACGGCCGCGGCGCTGGTGGTGACGGGTGCGGCGGTGGTGCCGGCCTCGGCCGCCGCGCCTTCGGCGGGTGCGACGGTACGTGCTTCGGCGGCCGTGACGGTGCCTGCCGCCGCGGGCGACGCGGGCGGGGTCCGGAGCGGGCATGTCGATCCGGCCGCCCTGCGGGACGCGCTGGCCGGGCTGCCCGACGCGTCCGTGCGGGGTGCGATGGCGCGGGTCACCGGGCGTGAGGGGCGCTGGAGAGGGACCGCCGGGGAGTGGACGGCGCCGGTCGACGAGGAGTTCGCCGTCGGCAGCGTCACCAAGCTCTTCACCGCCGCGACAGCGCTCCAGCTCGTCGGCGAGGGACGGCTCTCCCTGGACGACACCGTCCAGGAGCTGCTGCCCGGCCTGTTGCCCGCCGCCTACGAGCCGATCACCGTCGGGCAGCTGCTCAGCCACACCAGCGGCCTCCAGAAGCCGCGTTGCGTGCGGCCGGGCACTCCCGCCGAGGTGGTGACCTCCGCGGTCTCCTGCGGCACCCCTACGACCCCGGGGGCCGCCGTCCAGTACAACGGCATCAACTACTTCCTCGCCGGCCTGGTGATCGAGAAGGTGACAGGCCGGTCGTACGCGGAGGAGCTCGACGCCCGGATCCTGCGCCCGCTCGGGCTGCGCCACACCTCACTGCCGGCCGAGGACTGGGCGTGGGCGGAGGGCGGGATCGTCTCCCGCGCCTCGGACCTGGAGCGCTTCTTCACCGCGCTGACCGGGGGACGGCTGCTGCGGCCGGCCGAGCGGGGGCTGTTGTTCGTGACGCCGGAGATACCCGGTGCCGCGTTCAGCTACGGCGGGCTGAACCGGGTCCGGCTGCCCGGCGGCGGGCCGACCGTCTGGGGCAAGACGGGCTCGAACCACGGCTACGCGAGCGGGGTGTTCGCGACTCCGGACCTGGGACGGGTGCTGGTGTACTCCATGCTGCCGACCGGCACGGACCCGGAGGGGGAGACGGCCAGAGCCGTGCGGATCGCGGGCGCCGCGTTCGCGGGGGTGTCGTCGTAG
- a CDS encoding succinate dehydrogenase iron-sulfur subunit, whose protein sequence is MATPVLDKVEAESAASPYITVTMRIRRFNPEVSDASVWEDFQIDIDPKERVLDALHKIKWDVDGTLTFRRSCAHGICGSDAMRINGKNRLACKTLIKDINPEKPITVEAIKGLTVLKDLVVDMEPFFQAYRDVMPFLVTKGNEPTRERLQSAEDRERFDDTTKCILCAACTSSCPVFWNDGQYFGPAAIVNAHRFIFDSRDEAGEQRLEILNDKDGVWRCRTTFNCTDACPRGIEVTKAIQEVKRALITRRF, encoded by the coding sequence ATGGCTACCCCCGTACTGGACAAGGTCGAGGCGGAGTCCGCCGCCTCCCCGTACATCACGGTCACGATGCGGATCCGCCGCTTCAACCCCGAGGTGTCGGACGCGTCGGTCTGGGAGGACTTCCAGATCGACATCGACCCGAAGGAGCGTGTGCTCGACGCCCTCCACAAGATCAAGTGGGACGTCGACGGCACGCTGACCTTCCGTCGCTCGTGCGCGCACGGCATCTGCGGCTCGGACGCGATGCGGATCAACGGCAAGAACAGGCTCGCCTGCAAGACGCTGATCAAGGACATCAACCCCGAGAAGCCGATCACGGTCGAGGCCATCAAGGGCCTGACGGTCCTCAAGGACCTGGTCGTGGACATGGAGCCGTTCTTCCAGGCGTACCGGGACGTCATGCCGTTCCTGGTCACCAAGGGGAACGAGCCGACGCGCGAGCGCCTGCAGTCCGCCGAGGACCGCGAGCGCTTCGACGACACCACCAAGTGCATCCTGTGCGCCGCGTGCACGTCGTCCTGCCCGGTCTTCTGGAACGACGGCCAGTACTTCGGTCCGGCCGCGATCGTCAACGCGCACCGCTTCATCTTCGACTCGCGTGACGAGGCGGGCGAGCAGCGCCTGGAGATCCTGAACGACAAGGACGGCGTGTGGCGCTGCCGCACGACGTTCAACTGCACGGACGCGTGCCCGCGTGGCATCGAGGTCACGAAGGCGATCCAGGAAGTGAAGCGGGCGCTGATCACGCGTCGCTTCTGA
- the sdhA gene encoding succinate dehydrogenase flavoprotein subunit has product MKIHKYDTVIVGAGGAGMRAAIESTKRSRTAVLTKLYPTRSHTGAAQGGMAAALANVEEDNWEWHTFDTVKGGDYLVDQDAAEILAKEAIDAVLDLEKMGLPFNRTPNGTIDQRRFGGHSRNHGEAPVRRSCYAADRTGHMILQTLYQNCVKEGVEFFNEFYVLDQLLVEEDGVKKSAGVVAYELATGEIHIFQAKAVIYASGGTGKFFKVTSNAHTLTGDGQAACYRRGLPLEDMEFFQFHPTGIWRMGILLTEGARGEGGILRNKDGERFMEKYAPVMKDLASRDVVSRSIYTEIREGRGCGPEGDHVYLDLTHLPPEQLDAKLPDITEFARTYLGIEPYTDPIPIQPTAHYAMGGIPTNVEGEVLSDNTTVVPGLYAAGEVACVSVHGANRLGTNSLLDINVFGKRSGIAAAEYSAKHDYVELPENPESLVVATIEKLRNSTGHERVADIRRELQETMDANVMVFRTEQTIKTAVEKIAELRERYENVSIQDKGKRFNTDLLEAIELGNLLELAEVMAVSALARKESRGGHYREDYPNRDDVNFMRHTMAYREVGEDGSETVRLDYKPVVQTRYQPMERKY; this is encoded by the coding sequence ATGAAGATCCACAAGTACGACACCGTCATCGTCGGCGCCGGTGGCGCCGGCATGCGCGCGGCCATCGAGTCGACGAAGCGCAGCCGCACCGCCGTGCTGACGAAGCTCTACCCCACCCGCTCCCACACGGGCGCCGCGCAGGGCGGCATGGCCGCCGCGCTGGCGAACGTGGAGGAGGACAACTGGGAGTGGCACACCTTCGACACGGTCAAGGGCGGTGACTACCTGGTCGACCAGGACGCCGCCGAGATCCTGGCGAAGGAGGCCATCGACGCCGTCCTCGACCTGGAGAAGATGGGCCTGCCGTTCAACCGCACCCCGAACGGCACCATCGACCAGCGCCGCTTCGGCGGCCACTCCCGCAACCACGGCGAGGCCCCGGTCCGCCGGTCCTGCTACGCCGCGGACCGCACCGGCCACATGATCCTCCAGACGCTGTACCAGAACTGCGTCAAGGAGGGCGTGGAGTTCTTCAACGAGTTCTACGTCCTGGACCAGCTCCTGGTCGAGGAGGACGGCGTCAAGAAGTCGGCCGGCGTGGTCGCGTACGAGCTCGCCACCGGCGAGATCCACATCTTCCAGGCCAAGGCCGTCATCTACGCCTCCGGCGGCACCGGCAAGTTCTTCAAGGTGACCTCCAACGCCCACACCCTGACCGGTGACGGCCAGGCCGCCTGCTACCGCCGCGGTCTGCCCCTGGAGGACATGGAGTTCTTCCAGTTCCACCCGACGGGCATCTGGCGCATGGGCATCCTGCTGACGGAGGGCGCCCGCGGTGAGGGCGGCATCCTCCGCAACAAGGACGGCGAGCGCTTCATGGAGAAGTACGCGCCGGTCATGAAGGACCTCGCGTCCCGTGACGTCGTCTCCCGCTCCATCTACACGGAGATCCGCGAGGGCCGCGGCTGCGGTCCCGAGGGCGACCACGTCTACCTGGACCTGACGCACCTCCCGCCGGAGCAGCTGGACGCCAAGCTCCCGGACATCACCGAGTTCGCCCGTACGTACCTCGGCATCGAGCCGTACACGGACCCGATCCCGATCCAGCCCACCGCGCACTACGCCATGGGCGGCATCCCGACCAACGTCGAGGGTGAGGTCCTCAGCGACAACACCACCGTCGTCCCGGGCCTGTACGCGGCCGGCGAGGTCGCCTGTGTCTCCGTGCACGGCGCCAACCGTCTGGGCACGAACTCGCTGCTCGACATCAACGTCTTCGGCAAGCGCTCCGGCATCGCCGCGGCCGAGTACTCCGCCAAGCACGACTACGTCGAGCTGCCGGAGAACCCGGAGTCCCTCGTCGTCGCGACGATCGAGAAGCTGCGCAACTCCACGGGTCACGAGCGGGTCGCCGACATCCGCCGTGAGCTCCAGGAGACGATGGACGCCAACGTGATGGTGTTCCGTACGGAGCAGACCATCAAGACGGCCGTCGAGAAGATCGCCGAGCTGCGCGAGCGCTACGAGAACGTGTCCATCCAGGACAAGGGCAAGCGCTTCAACACGGACCTCCTGGAGGCCATCGAGCTGGGCAACCTGCTCGAACTGGCCGAGGTCATGGCCGTCTCGGCCCTGGCGCGCAAGGAGTCCCGCGGCGGTCACTACCGCGAGGACTACCCCAACCGCGACGACGTCAACTTCATGCGCCACACCATGGCGTACCGCGAGGTCGGCGAGGACGGCTCCGAGACCGTCCGTCTCGACTACAAGCCGGTCGTCCAGACCCGCTACCAGCCGATGGAGCGTAAGTACTGA
- a CDS encoding succinate dehydrogenase hydrophobic membrane anchor subunit, whose translation MSADTTSAAIGPVEGGAHYDVDNPAPYIEAPRKRTGKTPRATRGNFEMAAWLFMRLSGIVLVVLVLGHLLIQLFLDGGVSKIGFAFVAGRWASPFWQVWDLLMLWLAMLHGANGLRTVINDYAERANTRLWLKGLLYTATVFTILLGTLVIFTFDPNIR comes from the coding sequence ATGTCTGCTGACACGACCTCCGCCGCGATCGGCCCCGTCGAGGGCGGCGCCCACTACGACGTGGACAACCCCGCGCCGTACATCGAGGCCCCGCGCAAGCGCACCGGCAAGACCCCGCGCGCGACCCGCGGCAACTTCGAGATGGCCGCGTGGCTCTTCATGCGCCTCTCGGGCATCGTGCTCGTCGTCCTGGTCCTCGGCCACCTGCTGATCCAGCTCTTCCTGGACGGCGGCGTCTCCAAGATCGGCTTCGCCTTCGTGGCCGGCCGCTGGGCGTCCCCGTTCTGGCAGGTCTGGGACCTGCTGATGCTCTGGCTCGCCATGCTGCACGGCGCCAACGGCCTCCGTACCGTCATCAACGACTACGCGGAGCGGGCCAACACGCGCCTGTGGCTCAAGGGCCTGCTGTACACCGCCACGGTGTTCACCATCCTTCTGGGCACGCTGGTGATCTTCACCTTCGACCCGAACATCCGCTAG
- the sdhC gene encoding succinate dehydrogenase, cytochrome b556 subunit, whose amino-acid sequence MPAGTLYRGREGMWSWVAHRVTGVLIFFFLFVHVLDTALVRVSPEAYDEVVATYKTPIVALLEYGLVAAILFHALNGLRVIAVDFWSKGPRYQKQMLWTVVGIWVVLMAGSLYPVLGHAARELFGS is encoded by the coding sequence GTGCCGGCTGGAACGCTGTACCGCGGCCGGGAAGGAATGTGGAGCTGGGTGGCTCATCGAGTCACCGGCGTCCTCATCTTCTTCTTCCTGTTCGTACACGTGCTGGACACCGCTCTCGTCCGCGTCTCCCCCGAGGCGTACGACGAGGTCGTCGCGACCTACAAGACGCCGATCGTCGCTCTTCTGGAGTACGGCCTCGTCGCCGCCATCCTCTTCCACGCGCTGAACGGTCTCCGTGTCATCGCCGTGGACTTCTGGTCCAAGGGCCCGCGCTACCAGAAGCAGATGCTCTGGACCGTCGTGGGCATCTGGGTCGTCCTGATGGCGGGCTCGCTGTACCCCGTCCTCGGCCACGCCGCACGTGAACTGTTCGGGAGCTGA
- a CDS encoding 2-oxo-4-hydroxy-4-carboxy-5-ureidoimidazoline decarboxylase, with amino-acid sequence MTSDTHVPCRKPGSTDTSATPAIPAQVKGPFHGLTRFNAASPAEAEALLLSCCHSHRWAERVAAHRPYPTVDALLAATDEAGYDLSRADLDDALAAESSALPHPDAPPAARTALRAAHAAYESSFGHAFVISLDGVRPGERLDQVLAGIRSRLGNEPEEERVIAAEELRRLARARLAFRLAEGLTPRHSAP; translated from the coding sequence CTGACCAGCGACACCCACGTCCCCTGCCGGAAGCCGGGCTCCACGGACACGTCTGCCACCCCCGCGATACCCGCCCAGGTCAAGGGCCCCTTCCACGGGCTGACCCGCTTCAACGCCGCCTCCCCCGCCGAGGCCGAGGCCCTGCTCCTCTCCTGCTGCCACAGTCACCGCTGGGCCGAACGGGTGGCGGCGCACCGCCCGTACCCGACGGTGGACGCCCTGCTCGCCGCCACCGACGAGGCCGGGTACGACCTGTCCCGCGCCGATCTCGACGACGCCCTGGCCGCCGAGTCCTCGGCCCTGCCGCACCCCGACGCGCCGCCGGCGGCGCGCACCGCGCTGCGGGCCGCCCATGCCGCGTACGAGAGCAGCTTCGGACACGCGTTCGTGATCAGCCTCGACGGAGTGCGCCCCGGGGAGCGTCTCGACCAGGTATTGGCAGGCATCCGGTCACGTCTCGGCAACGAACCGGAGGAGGAAAGGGTGATCGCGGCCGAGGAACTGCGGCGGCTCGCCCGCGCCCGCCTGGCCTTCCGGCTGGCCGAAGGACTCACACCGCGACACTCCGCACCGTGA